TTGCTAATTAAGAGAGAATAAAAACATTGAAAAAGGTCATCAAGAACATCAAAAGTTTAGTCAAGCGCTTATAATTGAACAAGAAAATGCATGCATGCTGAAACCAGTTTAGATGCACAGTTATCCAAAATACTAGATGGTAATATTCATAAGATACTGGTTTATTGGACTTACTAATATCCCTTGATTGACTCATTTTAGTTCATGCACTGGCTAGAAAATGGTAAACATAATGTTTACATACAAATTACAGCAACAGTACTTTCACTTCAATGCATACCAAAAAAAAACAATTGTTTGTTATCATTTCTATAGTCCTTGTGATCATTATACCAAAATATCTAGCTCCTATAACTAATCTTAGTAATCTATTTGAAAAAATAGAGTCAATCTTGGCGGCCAATGGCTAATAGATTGTTACCATCAAAATTATACGTGTAAACGTGATTTTCAATCAGACAAAGTGGCTTATGGGACTAAGAAGCTACCTACAGTGGCTTATACTTCTCCATAGCAGGGTGAGAGCTAAAGTATTTAGGAGTTAAGCACAAAGTGTAATGTTTACAAGTATTTACTCCAAGTGTATAAGTTCTTGGGTAGCAATGACAAACAAACTTCTCAGTATACCTGTATTATTAGCAAGTTTGTGTGTCTTAATAACTAATTATGATGTGGATACCCAAGGGAGAAAAATATATCAGTTCTAGTAGATAAGGATATACCATCTCCAGATTCAGTGGCAGATTCATTCAGGGGTCGAACCAAGAATATCTCCATCCCGCTAATCAATGGTGGCTTGGAGTTTAAAGCTGGCACAAGGGATATGCTATGACTTCCTGATCCTTGCACAGTGCCTGTAAGAACTGTAGTCGTCATTTGCTCTGGCCTGAAACCATTAGCTAATGTGGTATTATCCAGTAGCACATCGAACTGCCGAAACTCGTTCTGCTGTAAAGTCTCCACCTCAGCAAAATAGAGCACAACGAAGTACTTATCATTGAAATCAACACTCATAGATCCATCCAAATTCCAATATAGATCCATTGTTGATGAATTCACCAAAGTGGATACACTACGCATTACTGCAGATGGTGCATCATAGGTGTCATTTGGAGCGTTCGTGACGTTCCCACTGATAGCATCAGGCACTATTGTCCAGGTAGGAACTTCTTCATACCTCTGCCATATCCTGTCATAGCGGTCATCTGGGAACCTTACAAACCAAAAACAAACATTATATTGAACTCTGTTAAAAGCTTTGTCTATAACATAGGTTAAAGAGAAGTTGTATAAGCTTAAGGTTACCTAATGTGACGAAGGTCAGTTCCAAAGTGGTAGCGATTAGACCCAAAACTAACGGTGGTACGGAAAAAACTGAGCAAAACTAGAGATTGCGTCTCAGTGGAATTGGGATAAAGATTTGGCTGCAGAAACCTCAAGTCAAGCCCGGCAATGAAAGGAGTTCCAGACCCTTTGTTGACCAAACAGACTTGCAAGTAGTTAGCAGGGGACACAGAGATCGTCTCAGATATGTATGCTGTACTTGAATTGACGATCCTCACTGTGGTCCAGTAGTTGACCCCAAGATAGAGATCAAATATAGGGAGCTTGTTTAGTGTATCATAGTTCCCATAGCCAAAGATAGCCCTCACTAGGTACTTGGCACCAGGTGTTAGGGACCTTATCGTGTAGCAATTGCGTGTCCCGTTGGGGAAGTAGCGTATGTTATTGTACCTAGCAGCAAGATCAGGCTGCATGTTCTCCGGGTACACAGGGTGGATCAACCCTGCGTCTGTGAAATCCAAATCAGCCACATATGTTATGCCTGTCTTGTCATCTGTGTACTTCGGACTTTGAGTATATCCACAGTCAATGCTTATAAAGCCTACCAAAAAACCAAGAGAGAGACATGTTTTCTTAGTAAGAATGTAAGCGTCACAATGTAGCTGTCTTAAGTGTATAATAAGCCTGTAACAGAAATTAATAAATCGATCCCTATGCTCTGATTTGACATTATAAATTCTTCATTTCTCCATTTCTTAATATACTAGATATAAGTGTACATGGTAAAAAGAGAGAACCTTTTTCAAGATTATATAACAATGGAAATTAACACCATAGGACAGAGCTTCACACTGCTTCCGTGATTATCAAGCTGGGCATGATTAACGGCAATGAAGCTCAAACTCGAC
This sequence is a window from Miscanthus floridulus cultivar M001 chromosome 10, ASM1932011v1, whole genome shotgun sequence. Protein-coding genes within it:
- the LOC136489516 gene encoding probable LRR receptor-like serine/threonine-protein kinase At1g05700; translation: MTDKQKGLIKAVGEVFPESEHRFCVRHMYSNFQQHFKAYGPKIMPCSDKTTWEKVSTPKVLPPKYEKKVGRPSKNRRKLPIEIETATGSKLSKHGMAMTCSYCGDKGHNKKGCQLRKAGLMPKKQPETNAEDEEIRQSDQGEAMPSNMHEEDMYDYARAQTVYHFVDGSQPPWSHITEGSVEVIETMISHLDQEEEMLSRDRLGCVWTAKIVLLFSLSSLSFIAVNHAQLDNHGSSFISIDCGYTQSPKYTDDKTGITYVADLDFTDAGLIHPVYPENMQPDLAARYNNIRYFPNGTRNCYTIRSLTPGAKYLVRAIFGYGNYDTLNKLPIFDLYLGVNYWTTVRIVNSSTAYISETISVSPANYLQVCLVNKGSGTPFIAGLDLRFLQPNLYPNSTETQSLVLLSFFRTTVSFGSNRYHFGTDLRHIRFPDDRYDRIWQRYEEVPTWTIVPDAISGNVTNAPNDTYDAPSAVMRSVSTLVNSSTMDLYWNLDGSMSVDFNDKYFVVLYFAEVETLQQNEFRQFDVLLDNTTLANGFRPEQMTTTVLTGTVQGSGSHSISLVPALNSKPPLISGMEIFLVRPLNESATESGDATAMMTIQTKFSVTRNWAGDPCSPIAFAWVGLNCSYTPSAPSRITALYMSSSGLIGEIDPSFGQLTLLQHLDLSHNNLTGPIPDFLGQLPSLSFLDLSSNNLRGSIPNNLLQRSQIGVLTLST